A single Triticum dicoccoides isolate Atlit2015 ecotype Zavitan chromosome 2A, WEW_v2.0, whole genome shotgun sequence DNA region contains:
- the LOC119357833 gene encoding uncharacterized protein LOC119357833 encodes MAFSSFPWSFRRRVGGSSSSGTGRSKPSAVEGKEEDAEELGVTPQLLDFLWTLSPDAFKSFPTSVTGGSAESAAELSDWQQRHAVLMLARAKELAKVRYDLCPCHMKDKQFWTYILL; translated from the exons ATGGCCTTCTCCTCGTTCCCATGGTCGTTCCGCCGCCgagtcggcggcagcagcagcagcggaacCGGCCGAAGCAAACCCTCCGCCGTGGaggggaaggaggaggacgcggaggagCTCGGCGTCACGCCGCAGCTCCTCGACTTCCTCTGGACACTCTCCCCCGACGCCTTCAAGTCCTTCCCCACCAG TGTCACAGGAGGATCCGCGGAGTCGGCGGCCGAGCTCTCGGACTGGCAGCAGCGGCATGCCGTCCTCATGCTCGCCAGAGCCAAG GAACTCGCTAAGGTCCGCTATGATCTGTGCCCATGCCACATGAAGGACAAGCAGTTCTGGACATACATCTTGCTGTAA